One segment of Nothobranchius furzeri strain GRZ-AD chromosome 13, NfurGRZ-RIMD1, whole genome shotgun sequence DNA contains the following:
- the LOC139062483 gene encoding histone-lysine N-methyltransferase set-1-like isoform X1 — translation MFKRKARIKPIDEAKCYIQSSKDKQGLKERYIDDYKGRGVFAMEDIEQGAFVLEYRGELLSFDECMSKKYSEIESTFLFEFEWQNHHWCVDASKEDGSLGRLVNDNHRSPNCTMKKITVNGQPHLCLFAIRKIEKGTEIDYNYGNSKWPWREKPPVTEAEKAVLSRDSSTEDCVRPRISRQVKDSKTRVSEKAQLFQDSSPSRLDVGPQVKDSKTRVSEKAQLFQDSSPSRLDVGPQVMVS, via the exons ATGTTCAAAAGGAAAGCAAGAATAAAACCTATCGATGAAGCCAAATGTTACATTCAATCTTCAAAGGACAAGCAAGGATTAAAGGAAAGATATATAGATGATTACAAAG GAAGAGGTGTATTTGCTATGGAGGACATTGAACAAGGTGCTTTTGTCCTTGAATACAGAGGTGAACTTCTCTCGTTTGATGAATGCATGTCCAAAAAGTACTCTGAAATAGAGAGTACTTTTCTATTTGAGTTTGAATGGCAGAATCATCACTGGTG TGTTGATGCGTCAAAAGAAGATGGATCTCTTGGAAGATTAGTTAATGACAACCACAGATCACCAAACTGCACCATGAAAAAAATTACAGTAAATGGTCAGCCCCATCTGTGCCTGTTTGCCATCAGAAAAATAGAGAAAGGCACTGAAATTGATTACAATTATGGTAATTCTAAATGGCCATGGCGTGAAAAG CCTCCAGTTACCGAAGCTGAAAAAGCTGTGCTTTCCCGTGATTCCTCAACTGAGGATTGTGTCAGACCCAGAATCAGCAGACAG gtgaaggactcgaagactcgagtttctgaaaaagctcagttgttccaagactcgtctcctagcagactggacgttggcccacag gtgaaggactcgaagactcgagtttctgaaaaagctcagttgttccaagactcgtctcctagcagactggacgttggcccacaggtaatggtgagttag
- the LOC139062483 gene encoding histone-lysine N-methyltransferase set-1-like isoform X2, translating to MFKRKARIKPIDEAKCYIQSSKDKQGLKERYIDDYKGRGVFAMEDIEQGAFVLEYRGELLSFDECMSKKYSEIESTFLFEFEWQNHHWCVDASKEDGSLGRLVNDNHRSPNCTMKKITVNGQPHLCLFAIRKIEKGTEIDYNYGNSKWPWREKPPVTEAEKAVLSRDSSTEDCVRPRISRQVKVNYGKNSLTTINFPGTVVWM from the exons ATGTTCAAAAGGAAAGCAAGAATAAAACCTATCGATGAAGCCAAATGTTACATTCAATCTTCAAAGGACAAGCAAGGATTAAAGGAAAGATATATAGATGATTACAAAG GAAGAGGTGTATTTGCTATGGAGGACATTGAACAAGGTGCTTTTGTCCTTGAATACAGAGGTGAACTTCTCTCGTTTGATGAATGCATGTCCAAAAAGTACTCTGAAATAGAGAGTACTTTTCTATTTGAGTTTGAATGGCAGAATCATCACTGGTG TGTTGATGCGTCAAAAGAAGATGGATCTCTTGGAAGATTAGTTAATGACAACCACAGATCACCAAACTGCACCATGAAAAAAATTACAGTAAATGGTCAGCCCCATCTGTGCCTGTTTGCCATCAGAAAAATAGAGAAAGGCACTGAAATTGATTACAATTATGGTAATTCTAAATGGCCATGGCGTGAAAAG CCTCCAGTTACCGAAGCTGAAAAAGCTGTGCTTTCCCGTGATTCCTCAACTGAGGATTGTGTCAGACCCAGAATCAGCAGACAGGTAAAAGTGAATTATGGAAAAAATTCACTAACAACTATAAACTTCCCAGGCACTGTTGTATGGATgtaa